GGGCAGATGCTGTTCTATATCTTCCGGAGCCCAAATCGAATTGAGCAGGAAAGTTCCTTTTTTCTTCAGACCTTTCAGCACGTCGTACATACGCAAGTAGGCAGGCACGTGGCAAGCCACGAAGTCCGGTGTCACCACAAGGTAGGTAGAACGTATGGGCGTATCGCCGAAACGAAGGTGCGAGCAGGTGAATCCACCCGATTTCTTCGAGTCGTAAGCGAAGTAAGCCTGACAGTATTTATTCGTATTGTCACCGATAATTTTTACCGAGTTCTTGTTGGCTCCGACAGTACCATCGGCACCGAGTCCGTAGAATTTGGCTTCTACCAACGACGGATTGTCGAAGATCAGATCTTCGCCGAGAGGCAGAGAGGTGAAAGTAACGTCATCGACGATACCTACAGTGAAATGATCCTTCGGGACATTCAGTTTCAGATTGTCGAATACGGCCTTCATCTGTGCCGGAGTAGTATCCTTGGAAGAAAGACCGTAGCGACCACCCACAATCAACGGAGCATCTTCCATGCCATAATAGCAATCCCTTACATCGAGGTAGAGCGGTTCGCCCGTTGCTCCGGGCTCTTTTGTCCTGTCGAGTACAGCTATGCGCTTCACCGTCTTCGGCATAGCGGCAAGGAAGTGCTTGGCGCTGAAAGGACGGTACAGGTGCACGCTGAGCAGTCCGACTTTCTCTCCTTTGGCACGGAGGAAGTCTATCACTTCGCGAATAGCTTCTGTCACCGAACCCATGGCAATAATCACATGCTCGGCTTCGGGATCTCCGTAATAGTCGAACAGATGGTAGTGGCGCCCGGTGACCGTAGCCAGCTGATCCATGTAATACTGGACAGCTTCGGGCACTGCATCGTAGAAGCGGTTACATGCTTCGCGGTTCTGGAAATAGATGTCGCCGTTCTGTGCTGTGCCGCGAGTTACGGGCGACTCAGGATTGAGAGCTTGCTTGCGGAAACGCTTTACATCGTCCCAATCGATGAACCGGGCTAAGTCTTCATTGTCGAGAGCTTCGATTTTCTGAATCTCATGAGAGGTTCGGAAACCATCGAAGAAGTGAATGAAGGGGATGCGAGTACGTAGCGTTGCCAAGTGTGCCACGCCGGCCAGATCCATGACTTCCTGCACGGATCCGGTACAGAGCTGAGCAAAGCCGGTCTGACGTGCAGCCATGACATCCTGATGGTCTCCGAAGATAGAGAGGGCATGGGAGGCAATAGTACGTGCCGAAACGTGGAAAACACAAGGCAGCAACTCTCCCGCAATTTTGTACATATTCGGAATCATGAGCAATAGGCCCTGTGATGCCGTAAAGGTTGTGGTTAGTGCTCCTCCCTGCAACGAGCCGTGAACTGCACCGGCTGCACCGGCTTCACTTTGCATCTCCTGGACTCTTACCGTTTCGCCGAAAATGTTTTTACGGCCGGCAGCAGCCCAATCGTCCACATACTCAGCCATTGTAGACGAAGGTGTAATCGGATAAATGGCAGCCACTTCGCTGAACATATAAGCAATATGCGCAGCGGCTTGGTTCCCGTCACAAGTTAGGAATTTTTTTTCTTTAGCCATTTTGGTTTTTAGTTATAAAAAGTAATAATTTCGGTCTTGTATTCTGAAATAGCAACCCTGAAACAGAGTCGGTCGTTGCGGATGCATCGGCTTTGTCCATATTCTTTGTCTGCTCACTAAGGAATCAGAGCAAAGTGAGGACAAGCCGGACGCCCCGATCGGCTTTCACAGTTCGTTGTCCTGTCTTTTTAGTACAGGAATCCGAAGAGCCAGAGGGGGATCATGTTGCGCGTACCGCTGCGCATGTTCTGGATGGCATAGTAGCGGTCGGGTCTGTAGCGACGGCTCATCTTCTCATCAATGCAGAACTGATATTGGCGATTCACGCAGAATGCGATTTGAGAGCGAGATCCCAAACATACTTCGTTGCGACTCTTGACCTGATTGAGGAAGAATGTTTTGAGTACGTCTATATAGTTGAGAGGTTCCGGCTGGATTACGTATCCCACATTGGTATTGTCCAGATAGATCATAGCCGGCTTCTTGGCACCCGTCTCCTCTTCGCGGTGAAGCTCCTTGATCAGTCTGGCTTCGGACAGGTACTTCAGATAGTTGGTTATCGTCGTACGAGAAGTGTCCACTTCCTTCGCAATGCTCGATATATTGAGCGAGCCGGGAGCACGTTGTCCCAGTAGGTAGAGTAGCTTGCGCAGTTTGTGCAGGAATCGCTGCTCGATCTGTCGGATGAAAAGCACATCTACTTCAAGCGTCATATTGAGCGTTTTCAGCAGACTCTCCGAATAGTTCTTATCCTCCAAGAATATGGGGTAGTATCCATGGTGAAGATAGTCCTGAAACCAGTCGAGAGGATTCACCTGCTCGAGGATTCGCGGAGCTATCTGTTCGTGGTTGGATACAATCTCATCGAAGCTGTAAGGCTGAAGCGACAGCCCTGTTTTGAGATTGAGAAATTCGCGGAATGAAAAACCGTTCAGAACGTACGATGTAACCAGTCCGTTCAGCTCGGGATTTTCTTCTTTCAGGCGCATCACCGTAGACCCCGTAAAGACAATGCGTAGGTCCGGGTATAGCTCCATACACTGACGCAGCTCTATAGACCAATTGGGATATTTGAATACTTGGTCAAGTAGCAGTACCTCTCCACCTTGCTTGACAAACTCACCGGCGAAGTTCACCAAAGATTCTGTGGTGAAATAGAGTTGATTCAGATTGATATACAGGCATTTTCTATTGCCTATACCGAAGTTTTCGCGTGCATAGTCGAGGAGGAATGTGGTTTTTCCCATGCCTCGTGCACCCTTGATACCGATCAGTCTGTCGTTCCAATCGATCTCGTCCATCAATCCCCTACGCAGCGAAGGGGATAGGTTGCGTAGCAAGTTGTCGTGTATTTTGAAAAAGTTATTCATGATTGGGTATCGCAATGTTTAGGTAACAAAGGTAGTATAGTTTTTCTGTTTTGCAAAGTCTGTTTTGCAAAACAGACTTAAAAATCCTCTTTAGAGACTTTTTATTACAATTCACTACTGTCCCGTTAAAATAGACAAATCAGTCTTCGAAACAGCTGAAATACTGTCTTTTAGGATGTACTTTATGAGTCATGTTTTTTGTTTTTTCAAGTAAGGCCTAACGACAAATCTGGGATAATCTCACTTTAGAATATTTACCCACCATTTTTTTCATTCCTAATCTTTTCCACGAAAAACTATGGAACACGAGATTGTAAACAGAGAAACGCCTGAAATGAAGCAGCTCATCTCGAGACCTTTGCACGGCGATTGGTGTGTATTTTGTTTGTTAATTCATTGTATAATAGGGAGTTATTTTGTATATTTGAGCATTAAAAACAGCATAATATTCCTCCCATGGCATACCAATCCAAGAATACCGATGAGCATGTAACATTTGCAGACGCACTCCTTTCAAAGCGTTATCGCAAAGCACAAAACGACTTCCTCAATCAGGTTGACACGCTTATCGATTGGCGTCCGATCAGGACGCTGATCAACAAGAAATACACGAAGCGACAAAATGCCATCGGCGCCCCGGCTTATGACGTGATTCTCTTATTCAAGATGTTGCTTTTGGAGACATGGTACAACCTCAGTGATTGTGCTCTGGAGGAGCGCATCAATGATTCAATCACCTTTTCCCGATTCTTGGGACTGAAGATGGAAGAGGTATCTCCCGACCACAGCACCATCAGTCGATTTCGTTCGGCACTGACAGAGTTGGGTCTCATGGACAAACTATTGGCGCAGTTTAACAAACAACTTTCGCGCCATCACATTTCGGTCAGGGAAGGGGTGCTTGTCGATGCAAGCCTTGTGGAGACGCCGCATAAACCCAACGGAAGCATTACGATTGAAGTCGCAGACGACAGAGAAGACAATCGGAGCGAGGAGGAAAAAGAGGCAGAGGAGGATTATCAAAAACAGGTTGTCCGTCAACGTAAAGGGACGGATGAAGAAGCCCGTTGGGTGTACAAACAAAAGCGTTATCACTACGGATACAAAAAGCATTGTCTGACCAATGTTCAAGGCATTGTTCAAAAGGTGATAACGACAGCTGCGAACCGCAGTGACACGAAGGAGTTTATTCCCCTATTGCAGGGTGCAAACATACCTCAAGGCACAGCCGTCTTGGCGGACAAAGGATATGCTTGCGGGGAAAATCGTTCCTACCTGCAAACCCATCACCTTCAAGACGGCATTATGCACAAGGCACAACGCAACAGGGCATTGACCGAGGAAGAGAAGCAACGAAACAAAGCAATCGGTCCGATACGGAGCACCATCGAACGCACCTTTGGCAGTATTCGCCGGTGGTTTCATGGCGGACGATGTCGATACCGGGGACTTGCCAAGACCCATACTCAAAACATTCTTGAAAGCATCGCCTTTAATTTATACAGAACCCCGGGGATAATTATGTCCTCATCCGTAGGATAAGGCATAACCACCCTTGAGGAGCTCGTACAAGTAGCTCCTCAAAGGGGGGATTTACAACTACTTTCACTCCTTACTGCCACCTCTTTCACTCGCTCCTTTTATGCCAAGAACTCCTCTTTACTCCACCTCCTTATTTTGCAAAGGTCTCCATCTCAGGCATCAAAGAAGTAAGCAAACGCTTTCGGGAGATTGCCCAAACGCACCGTCTGCTCTTCGGGGGAGAAATCTACCTCACAGGACGGGAGGTTTGCGAACACCTTTTCATCAGCCCGCGTACCTTGCAGGACTATCGGGACAAAGGCATTATTCCCTACACCCAAATTGCAGGAAAAATCCTCTATCGACACTCTGACATCAACCGATTACTGCAAGAGAACTATCGGAGATAAAGCATTTGCAAGAGGCTTTTCCCTGATGTTTGGCAACCACACAGAAAGAACCTACCGAATGGTCGTCCAAAAGATACCGAGCAATCTCTCGAACGCTCGGTATCTTTTCGCTGATTACTCGGTATCTTTTCGCTATAAATCAAGTACATTTGCGTTATTAACTCAAGAAAATCTCTCCCGTGAGCGAAATCCTCCGACTTCGAGAGAGAAAACAAAGGAGGAAACACCATTGAATTATGGCAAATAAACCATTGCAATTCGTTCTTATGGAACGCAAGATGAATGTCGGTCCTCAGGCAGGAAAGATAGTACAAGTTGCCCACCCTACGGGCAGACGTCGTGTGGACTTCCGCAGTTTCTGCGAACGTGTAGCAAAGTCCACCACATTTAATCGTCAAGAAGTGGAAGCCGTATTGAACTACGCCACGGAAATTGCACGTGATATTGTAGCCAATGGCGACATCGTGGAGTTCGGAGATTTGGGTACACTGAGTCCATCGTTCAAAAGTAAGATCGTGCCATAAGGCGAGGTTTTCAACGTGCAAAAACACATCGAAAAACCAGTCGTTCGCCTCAGTCCTTCAAAGAAATATTTTACTCTTACCGATGTGACTTACGAACAGACAGTAGCTAAGCCCAAGAAAGGCTCAAAAAAGCCTACTCCACAACCTAATGAAGGTGGTGGCTCAAACGAAGACGACGGACTTTAATCGAACTTGTGGAGCAATTGCCGATATCAGCATTCACTCCGTAACTGCTTTTAATTGTTATACACGAAGAAAGATTTATGTCTAAAAAGAATCAGTCAAACAGACTAACAACCCAACAAAAGGAATCAAAAGGAGTTGTCGGTATTTTCGGAGAAGAAGCGAAGATACACGATATGACCGTTGGTGAGGTGTCGCATCTTGCCGTGGAAAAACTTCAAGAAGAGTTTCCGTTATTGGAATTTCGATATAAGACGAGCATCAAGAAAGAAGAGATTAATGAAGCCTTAAAGAAAATTGACCCAGAATTGGGTCAGACGCTTTTCGTTCCAAATTCAAGTATTATCCCTGATGGCGGAATTGTTGAAGTGAAAGATGACAACGGCAATGGAGAGTAATTTTGGTTTCCGAAGCAAAACATCAAGGAAAGGATATAGAAAACATCAAGGCCGGCAAACTCGTTGGGAAAAAGAATGACCAAGACCTTATGGCTGCCGGCAATGCTATTGAGCGTTCGCATAAGAACATATCCGAAATTGCCAATCTGATGCTGGCAGAGTCGCACTTTCCTTATGTATTGTTCTTGGAAGGGTCGAATTTTCTTACAGAAACCATTTCTGTGAAGCGTCCTGACGGAAGAGTCGTAAAACTCGAATACCATTCGGGGATGCTGAACAGACTGGACAGACTGACCGCTGCCAATTACGGTATGCCTATCAATACAAACTTGTGCAAGAACAAGTTTGTCAAACATAACGACAAGGCAATCATGCTTCAAGCAACCTCTATTTACACACAGGGAAATGGAGAAAGATGGGATGTCAACAAGATGCTCGAAATTATGCTTGATATTTCAAAAACTTCTCTGCAATTGTTGGGTAGCGATCTATTTGAGCAGCTAACTCTGAAAAAGTAATCAAAATAGAATTTGGAGTATGGCAAGGAAGGCGACAAATGAATTGCTGCAAAAGGCAAAAAAGCAGAAGAACGATGAGTTCTATACACAGCTTGCTGACATAGAGAGCGAATTGCAGCATTATAAAAGTCATTTCAAAGACAAAGTGGTATATTGCAATTGCGATGACCCACGCATCAGCAACTTTTTCAGGTATTTTGTTTCTCATTTCAAAGAGATGGGAATCAAGAAAATTATTGCAGCCTGTTACAAGGAGCAGAATATGGACTTATTTAATACAAGGGAAAACAAACATGGATTTTTCTTTGAATATACAGGTACGGAATTAACTGACAACGACCCGAAAAAAGCCAATGTCGTTTACTTCAAAGGAGATGGCGATTTTCGAAGTCCGGAAAGTATTGCCTTGTTGAAACAATCGGACATCGTTGTTACCAATCCTCCCTTTTCTCTATTCCGAGACTATGTTACACAATTGATTAGATACGATAAGCAATTTCTGATTATCGGGAACATCAACGCCATTACCTACAAGGAAATCTTCAAACTCATTCAAAACAATAAGGTATGGCTTGGGGTTAATCTTGGCAGAGGAATTTCGGGGTTCATCGTGCCGGAACATTATGAACTCTACGGGACGGAAGCACGGACAGATGATTCGGGCGACAGGATTATATCCCCCAATAATTGTCTATGGCTTACTAATTTGGATAATTTCTTGCGGCATGAAAATATCTTGCTAACTAAAAGCTATTGCGGACACGAACAAGAATATCCTAAATATGACAATTATAACGGTATCAATGTCAATCGGACGCAGGATATTCCGCAAGATTATAACGGATATATGGGTGTTCCGATAACATTTCTGCATAAGTTTAACCCTAAACAATTTGAAATTGTTAAGTTCCGAAAAGGAGACGATGAGAAAGACCTATCAGTAAATGGAAAGTGTCCTTATTTCAGGATAATCATCAGACCGAAATAAACCACTCTTAAAATGAAAGGATATTGCCAATAAGTATCAGTTACGTAGGCTGGTTCAGTTGGGTGCACAATACTCCGCCTAATGTCCGTACTGATTGACGATGTATTTCTTCAGTACATCGAAGATGTCAAATCGTCTCCCTTGTAGCGGTAAGGCTGAGCAGAAGTAAGTGTTTGTATTCACAAATTCATAGAGATAGCTCTTACTACTATTTAAACTCATATACTCCTTTACTGCATCAGTTCCATATCCCTTGCAATCTTTTGGTCAGTGATTTGGGCGTAGATTTGTGTGCTGGCAATGGACGAATGTCCCATCATGCACGAGGTTTTCTATTCTCACCTCGTTCCTCTATCTGTACGTGCCCGAATAATTGTCGCTCTATCAGCCATACGCCAGACTTTCTTCACAGCCAACGCCATCGGTCGGTAATGGGCTTGCGAATGCCCACGAATGGTGAGTAGCTGAAGAAATTTTACCGGACAGCAATATCTCTGAAAAAAGTGGTGCGAGAACTTTTTCGTTGTGGCGCGAGAATTTTTTGTTTCCCAGACCAAAAGAGAAAAGTTCTCACACCACGTTTTGTGGGACAGTAAACGAGAAAATTCCAGAGCGTAAATCAGCCGAATGCGAGATGAGGGGGGGGGCACGGCGAGACAATAAAAAAACGTCAGTTCGATCTAAGCGGAAATAGGAAAGTTAGGGTTTCTGATGATTTCAATATTGAGTTCAGGCTTTTTAGGCAGGATGTTGTAAGCGATGATACCGGAGATCAGGTTGGTGACAAAATTGTTGACACTGCGATGTCTCGTGTGCTCTATCTGACAGACATTTTTGAGCATATCATTGACCGTTTCGATCAAGGCTCTCTTTCTCAATAAAACTTTGTCATATAGATGCATCAGGGAGTTCTTCATGTTCTTTTTGATTTTGGTTATCATGTGGATGTCATCGACAAAGAGCCGGTCAAAAAGGTTTTGGGAAATGTAGCCTCTATCGGCAATGAGTTTGCCAAAAAGATTCTTGGTGAATGTTCCGTCTTTCAGAGGTTCTCTGTCATCACAATTGCCCGGTGTGATTTGATAGTTGATGATTTCACCCCTGTCGTTGATAACAATATGTAGTTTGAATCCATAAAACCAACCCATGGTGCTTTTGCCTTTTTGAGCCCATCCCCTCATTGTCCTATGCCCATGAGCTCGTTTGATATGACAAGCCTTCAGTGGGGTGGAATCGATGAAAGAGATGCCTGTACATTGACCCAAACAACACATATTGAGAAATGCTATCAGCTTGAAACCTACCCTGCTTTGCAGCTCCACAAAGCGATTATAAGAGACAAGATGTGGGAACTCGGATCGACAAGAATGGGTGATGTATTGAAGATAAAAAGCTTTCAAATCTCGGTATCTTGACAGATGAAAAAGGATCAGGATGGTCATGACCTCACTGTCCGACATCTTAAACTTTCTATTCCTGCGTTTTTTGTCTGCCTCTTCGAGGGTCTTTTTCTTGATTGCTTCATCAAAAAGCTTGGAGAAATCATCTATGATGCAAAAAACATCAACTATATTTGTCTTCATAAAGTAGCGTTTTATTTGTTCGTATCTTATTGATTATCAACAGCTAAGATACAAATAATTCGCTACTTTTTCAAGCATAATGCCCACGTTCTTTGGGCGTTTAACCCTAATCAGAAAACAAATCCATTGGCTTTTTCTTACGTCGAACTGACGTTAAAAAAGGACTGCACCCAAAACTTATTGGATGCAGCCCCCATATACTAAGAAGATGGAGCTCGAGAGTCTCCGATCAGATTGTTTGCTCGATATTCCAAACAAAGGCGCGAAGTCCCTGATCCGGAGTAGCGGCGTCAAGGATACGCAGAGCGTCCATTATGGTTTTCATTTTCTCGGAAGGACAAACGACCATGAGGGCGCCATTGAGCGTAGGCCATGCGTGAGTGCCCAAGTGAGGCTCACCCGTATCGCTACCGCAACCGCGGACAGTCTCCCAATAGGTATATCCTCTGAGGTTGTATCGGCTGAGCAATCGAATGATAATATCGTGGTAGGCCTGATTATAGGTGATGAAAATCATTTTCTGTTCCATACTCTGCTCTTATTTTCTTTTTTTGCATACTTCTTGGCCAGTAGTCTACGCTGTCTCCTCATCCCGTTCGAGGCAAATACGGCATAAACGGTAGGGACGATAATGAGCGTAATCAGTGTGGAGACGGACAGCCCCCATGCCACAGTAACCCCCATCGGCTGCCATAGTTCGGATCCTTCTCCGATTCCGATAGCCATAGGTACCATACCCAATATGGTAGTCAGAGTAGTCATAAGCACCGGGCGCAAACGTGAGCGGCCGGCTTGTACTACGGCAGAGAGAATGCCCATACCGCGTTCGCAACACAGACGAGTGTAATCGATGAGCACAATACCGTTCTTCACCACGATACCCATCAGCATAATCAGACCGATAAAGGACATAGCGCTGAAAGTGGTATTGGTAATGATAAGACCGGCTATGACACCTGTGAAAGCAAACGGTATGGAAAACATGATCACAAACGGATCGACGAGACTCTCGAACTGTGCTGCCATGACGATAAACACGAGTATCACGATCAGCAGCATAAGAGTGCTCAAGTCTGCAAATGTCTTCTGCTGGTCCTCGTATGTACCACTGATTTTGTAGTCAATCCCGTCGGGAATCTCCAGTTGAGCAATCTTTTCTTTGGCCACTTCGACCAAATCGCTCAATGCAGCTCCTTTGACAGCCGTGGAAGCTACGATAACGACACGCTGACGATCCTTTCGTTCAATGGTGGGAGGAGTGTACAGCTCTTCTATTTTACCCAGCTCTCCCAGACGAACACCTTTGCCCTGAGGCGTATAAATGAGGATATTTTCCAAGTCCCTCAATGATCGCCTGAACTCAGGGGCCAAGCGCACGCGAATATCGTACTCGTCGCCTTCTTCGCGATAGGTAGATGCCACCCTGCCATTGACGCGGTTGCGCAGGAACATGGCAGCCGTGGTACTGTTCAGCCCGTTCTCGGCCAATTTGGTACGATCAAATACGAATTGATACTCCGGTACGTAGTCTTTTCGGCTGATTGTCGCTTGGGCACATCTGGCATCCTCTTTCATCAGACGACTGAATCTCTCTGCGAGATCGCCCGTTTTATTGAAGTCGTAACCGTATATATCCAGATTTACTGTGGGTTGTCCGCCCATACCGCCACCGCTTCCGCCCGGAGTAACCTTATAACTGTGAATCTCAGGATAATCATCCAGCATGATACGTATCTGGTCGGCCACTTCGTTCATGGAGCGTTTTCTCTCGTTGCGTCCGGTAAGACCGATATGGAAAGTGATGATATTCGTACCATTGTCCTGCATGGCGGCAAACATGCTGGAAGCCTCGGCCTGACCGACACTAAAGCTCGTTCTGTCGATTTCCGGTATTTCTTTCTCCCAACTGTCGATCATACGAAGAGCAAAGGCTCGTGGCAGATTGACTCCCGTGCCCACCGGATATTCTGCCTGAATTTGGATATAGCCATTGTCGGACTGAGGGAAGAATTCGGTTTTGAGCAGTGGTGTCATCATCAGACTTGCTGCAAAAATGATAAAAGCACTGACTATCGTAACGGTTCTGTGTCTCACGGTCCAATTCAGGAAACGCTCATATGCTCGATCTACAGAATCAAGAAAGCGTTCGATCGGGGCAAAGAGCTTTTGTTGCAGCCGTCCTTGCTTTTTGTCGCGCTGAAGCAACTGCGAACAGAGCATCGGCGTCAGACTGAGAGCAGCTACCGTAGAGATAATCATGATAATACTCACGATCCAACCCAACTGACGGAAAAGAATACCCGTAAGCCCCTGAATCATCGTCAATGGGAGGAATACAGCCAGCATCGTCAGCGTGGAAGCTATAACGGAGATCCCCACTTCGTTCGTGCCGTATATGGCAGCCTGCTTGGGATAGCTGCCCCGTTCAATATGTGTCGTTACGTTTTCGAGCACTACAATGGCATCGTCCACTACCATACCGATAGCGATAGAGAGGGAGCTGAGAGAAATGATATTCAACGTATTGCCTGTAGCCATCAGGTAGATAAAGGAGGCAACCAGTGAAATAGGGATCGTCAGACCGATGATAAATGTGGCACGCCATCGTCCGAGGAAAAACAGAACCACAAGAATAACGATGACGAACGTAATAGCAATCGTATCGCGCAGACTATTGATCGTATTGACGATGTTGTCCGAAGTATCGAAAATGGTACCCAGTTTCACATCCGAAGGGAGCGAAGCCTGTATCTCGGGCAGAGCATCGCGGACAGCACGGGAGATAGCCACCGAATTGGCTCCGGACTGTTTGTTGATCATAATCATAGCCCCACGCACATTATTGTTGTAGCTCTCCTGTTCATTTTCGGCATGTGTATCCTCCACACGAGCCACATCGCTCAGATAGACGTTGCGACCGCCCACGCTGGCCACTACGATTTGGTTTAGCTGACGTGCATCGGCAAACTCGCCCTGTATGCGGATCGAACTCGTCTTATTGCCCAAATCGATCAGACCGGCCGGTACATTCTTGTTCTCGGCCGATATGATTTGGCTCACAGCTTCTACAGTCAGGTTGTATGCTTCCAGTTTGGCCGGATCGCAATACACTTGTATTTCCCGCTTCACAGTACCCATAATGCTCACCGCACCTACGCCATCAAGGCGTGCCAGAGCATTCGTGACCTTGTCTTCGAGGATCTTCGACAGGGCCATCGTACTCTCTTTGGCCTGCACGGATAGCATGGTGATAGGAATATCGTCAGTACCGAACTTGAAGATCATCGGTTTGTTCACATCATCGGGCAGGAAGTTGGAGACGGCATCGAGCTTGTCGCGGACATCATTGGTAGCCACTTCGATGTCCACACCCTCATTGAATTGGAGCGTAATGACGGAAGCATTCTCCCGACTCTTCGAGGTAATGTGCTTGAGATTGCTAACCCCGTTAAGCGTATTCTCCAAGACCTTCGTAACGTTGTTCTCTATGTCCGATGCACTGGCTCCGGCATAGGAGGTCACGACCATGATATTGCTCGTCTCAATCTTGGGATACAAGTCGATAGAAAGACGACTCAGTGAGAATAGCCCGAAAATAGCTATCGCCACGAATATCAATATGGTTGTGACCGGCTTTTTTACAGCCGATTCGTATATACTCATAGTTTGCTTTGTTCTTTAATTCTGACGGACTGGCCATCCATAAGGTTGTTCATGCCGGCTGTAACCACTGTCTCGCCCACATTGAGACCTTCGATGATCTCATAGCTATCGTTTTGTCTGGCTCCGACTTTCACCATGCGGCGGACAGCCTTACCATTTTCCACTACAAAGACAAAGAATTCCCCACTGCCTACCTGTTTTACCACGGCCAAATCTTCTACCATAACGGCCGATTTGTGGCCAAAATCGAGATTTACTCGGGCATACATACCCGGCCGAAGCAGTTGATCCCTATTAGCAATCTGTATCTCCACACCGATCGTATGCGTAGAAGCATCCACGGCGGGATAGACCAGGGAGATTTTGCCTTCGAAGGTTTGTCCCTGAAGGGCATCTACCGTAATAGTGGCAGGCATACCCTTTTTCAGGCGAGAGAAATACTGTTCGGAGACGTCGATGCGGAGCTTTACGGGAGCTATCCGTTCTACCACATAGATAGGTTTCGTGGGAGAAGCCATATCGCCACTATCATAATTGCGTGCGGTAATCACACCGGATATAGGACTTCGGAGCACGGTGTTCTCCAGCAGATTGTTGTAAGTAGTCTC
This genomic stretch from Porphyromonas gingivalis ATCC 33277 harbors:
- a CDS encoding adenine-specific methyltransferase EcoRI family protein, encoding MARKATNELLQKAKKQKNDEFYTQLADIESELQHYKSHFKDKVVYCNCDDPRISNFFRYFVSHFKEMGIKKIIAACYKEQNMDLFNTRENKHGFFFEYTGTELTDNDPKKANVVYFKGDGDFRSPESIALLKQSDIVVTNPPFSLFRDYVTQLIRYDKQFLIIGNINAITYKEIFKLIQNNKVWLGVNLGRGISGFIVPEHYELYGTEARTDDSGDRIISPNNCLWLTNLDNFLRHENILLTKSYCGHEQEYPKYDNYNGINVNRTQDIPQDYNGYMGVPITFLHKFNPKQFEIVKFRKGDDEKDLSVNGKCPYFRIIIRPK
- a CDS encoding helix-turn-helix domain-containing protein, giving the protein MSGIKEVSKRFREIAQTHRLLFGGEIYLTGREVCEHLFISPRTLQDYRDKGIIPYTQIAGKILYRHSDINRLLQENYRR
- a CDS encoding IS982-like element IS195 family transposase translates to MKTNIVDVFCIIDDFSKLFDEAIKKKTLEEADKKRRNRKFKMSDSEVMTILILFHLSRYRDLKAFYLQYITHSCRSEFPHLVSYNRFVELQSRVGFKLIAFLNMCCLGQCTGISFIDSTPLKACHIKRAHGHRTMRGWAQKGKSTMGWFYGFKLHIVINDRGEIINYQITPGNCDDREPLKDGTFTKNLFGKLIADRGYISQNLFDRLFVDDIHMITKIKKNMKNSLMHLYDKVLLRKRALIETVNDMLKNVCQIEHTRHRSVNNFVTNLISGIIAYNILPKKPELNIEIIRNPNFPISA
- a CDS encoding IS5 family transposase, coding for MAYQSKNTDEHVTFADALLSKRYRKAQNDFLNQVDTLIDWRPIRTLINKKYTKRQNAIGAPAYDVILLFKMLLLETWYNLSDCALEERINDSITFSRFLGLKMEEVSPDHSTISRFRSALTELGLMDKLLAQFNKQLSRHHISVREGVLVDASLVETPHKPNGSITIEVADDREDNRSEEEKEAEEDYQKQVVRQRKGTDEEARWVYKQKRYHYGYKKHCLTNVQGIVQKVITTAANRSDTKEFIPLLQGANIPQGTAVLADKGYACGENRSYLQTHHLQDGIMHKAQRNRALTEEEKQRNKAIGPIRSTIERTFGSIRRWFHGGRCRYRGLAKTHTQNILESIAFNLYRTPGIIMSSSVG
- a CDS encoding PG0541 family transporter-associated protein, whose amino-acid sequence is MEQKMIFITYNQAYHDIIIRLLSRYNLRGYTYWETVRGCGSDTGEPHLGTHAWPTLNGALMVVCPSEKMKTIMDALRILDAATPDQGLRAFVWNIEQTI
- a CDS encoding AAA family ATPase, giving the protein MNNFFKIHDNLLRNLSPSLRRGLMDEIDWNDRLIGIKGARGMGKTTFLLDYARENFGIGNRKCLYINLNQLYFTTESLVNFAGEFVKQGGEVLLLDQVFKYPNWSIELRQCMELYPDLRIVFTGSTVMRLKEENPELNGLVTSYVLNGFSFREFLNLKTGLSLQPYSFDEIVSNHEQIAPRILEQVNPLDWFQDYLHHGYYPIFLEDKNYSESLLKTLNMTLEVDVLFIRQIEQRFLHKLRKLLYLLGQRAPGSLNISSIAKEVDTSRTTITNYLKYLSEARLIKELHREEETGAKKPAMIYLDNTNVGYVIQPEPLNYIDVLKTFFLNQVKSRNEVCLGSRSQIAFCVNRQYQFCIDEKMSRRYRPDRYYAIQNMRSGTRNMIPLWLFGFLY